One genomic segment of Arachis duranensis cultivar V14167 chromosome 4, aradu.V14167.gnm2.J7QH, whole genome shotgun sequence includes these proteins:
- the LOC107483649 gene encoding LOW QUALITY PROTEIN: probable histone-arginine methyltransferase 1.4 (The sequence of the model RefSeq protein was modified relative to this genomic sequence to represent the inferred CDS: substituted 2 bases at 2 genomic stop codons), whose protein sequence is MEDSVAMQKRKQREFALASVSELCSSLIPPPPSEAGSSSPGIARFASGDGSLPELQILRESNQVALNVDLRAAQIFRLGPVQSVCMVEGSDAGKQTSYSRGVAIQFRNEEDSEAFHCVYQQWKKEFNVQGSNLPNGTNAITSKSKFDEKIESSSAKMYFHYYGQLLHQQNMLQDYVRTGTYYAAVIENRADFMGRVVVDVGAGSGILSLFAAQAGAKHVYAVEASEMAEYARKLIAGNPILGQRITVIKGKVEDVELPEKADILISEPMGTLLVNERMLESYVIARDRFLTPHGKMFPSVGRIHMAPFSDEYLFVEIANKALFWQQQNYFGVDLTPLHGTAFQGYFSQPVVDAFDRSPIYFVIXLVILXEEELYEIDIPLRFISTVGARVHGLACWFDVLFNGSTVQRWLTTAPGSPTTHWYQLRCVLSQPIYVMAGQEITGRLHLIAHNAQSYTIYLTLSAKMWGPGAEQGGILQTSSCKLDLKEPYYRMSQPQVYPVSQDQQPQSLIQTQDVNIQSQDLDEAELMQQPSPNSCAQIDSLMQNA, encoded by the exons atggaggattcaGTAGCGATGCAGAAGCGGAAGCAACGAGAGTTTGCTTTGGCATCAGTCTCTGAGCTCTGTTCTTCTTTgattcctcctcctccttctgaAGCTGGTTCTTCTTCGCCGGGGATTGCTCGCTTCGCCTCCGGCGATGGCTCCTTGCCAGAACTCCAAATCCTCCGTGAGTCCAATCAGGTTGCTCTCAATGTAGATCTCCGAGCTGCTCAG ATATTTAGATTAGGTCCTGTTCAATCGGTTTGCATGGTGGAAGGATCCGATGCGGGCAAACAG ACATCATATTCAAGGGGAGTCGCTATTCAGTTTAGAAATGAGGAAGATAGTGAGGCCTTCCATTGTGTATACCAACAATGGAAGAAGGAATTCAATGTTCAAG GGAGTAACCTACCAAATGGAACAAATGCGATAACTTCCAAAAGCAAATTCGATGAAAAGATAGAGTCTTCTTCTGCAAAAATGTATTTCCATTATTATGGACAACTTCTGCATCAGCAAAATATGTTGCAGGACTATGTGAGGACAG GAACATATTATGCTGCAGTTATTGAGAACCGTGCTGATTTCATGGGTCGTGTAGTAGTTGATGTTGGTGCTGGCAGTGGTATTTTGTCGTTATTTGCTGCTCAG GCTGGTGCAAAACATGTTTATGCTGTGGAAGCATCTGAAATGGCAGAATATGCACGAAAACTTATAGCTGGAAACCCAATACTCGGTCAACGAATTACA GTTATCAAAGGCAAAGTGGAGGATGTTGAGTTGCCAGAGAAAGCTGATATTCTGATCTCTGAGCCCATGG GCACTTTGTTAGTTAATGAAAGAATGCTGGAGTCATATGTCATTGCCAGAGACAGGTTTCTCACACCTCATGGGAAAATGTTTCCTTCAGTGGGGAG GATTCACATGGCACCTTTCAGTGATGAATATTTGTTTGTTGAAATTGCTAATAAG GCCCTGTTTTGGCAGCAACAAAACTATTTTGGCGTTGATTTGACACCCTTACATGGGACTGCATTTCAAGGATATTTTTCTCAG CCTGTGGTGGATGCTTTTGATCGAAGTCCcatttattttg TCATATGACTTGTCATTCTGTAGGAAGAAGAACTATATGAAATTGACATTCCTCTTAGATTTATATCCACTGTGGGTGCCAGAGTACATGGGTTGGCATGTTGGTTTGATGTATTGTTCAATGGAAG TACTGTACAGAGGTGGCTTACAACTGCCCCAGGTTCACCAACAACTCATTGGTATCAATTACGCTGTGTTCTGTCTCAGCCAATTTATGTCATGGCAGGACAAGAAATTACGGGCAGGCTTCACTTGATTGCCCACAATGCACAAAGTTATACAATTTACTTGACATTATCAG CTAAAATGTGGGGGCCTGGTGCTGAACAAGGAGGGATTCTACAAACATCATCTTGTAAACTTGATCTGAAAGAACCCTACTACAGAATGTCTCAGCCTCAGGTGTATCCAGTATCCCAAGATCAGCAACCTCAATCACTTATACAGACACAG GATGTAAATATCCAATCTCAGGATTTGGATGAAGCTGAGCTAATGCAACAGCCTTCGCCAAATTCATGTGCCCAGATTGACTCCCTCATGCAGAATGCTTAG
- the LOC107483619 gene encoding xyloglucan 6-xylosyltransferase 2 — MLTRCLGARRLRQIRRAFRHGAVTFLCLFLTVIVLRGTIGAGKFGTPQQDFDNLRHHLNSHRRVLEEQHSEKTTTTSNNYATFDISTILVDEPPSKDEITRDPKAPYTLGPRITNWDQQRKRWLQQNPNFPNFIAPNKPRVLLVTGSSPKPCENPVGDHYLLKSIKNKIDYCRLHGIEIFYNMALFDAEMAGFWAKLPLIRKLLLSHPEVEFLWWMDSDAMFTDMAFEVPWERYKDHNFVMHGWNEMVYDEKNWIGLNTGSFLLRNCQWSLDILDSWAPMGPKGKVRDEAGKLLTRELKNRPVFEADDQSAMVYLLATERDKWGDKVYLENGYYLHGYWGILVDRYEEMIENYHPGLGDHRWPLVTHFVGCKPCGKFGDYPVERCLRQMDRAYNFGDNQILQMYGFTHKSLASKRVKRVRNESSNLKMAIRNVNPVNPI, encoded by the exons ATGCTAACTCGCTGCCTCGGCGCCCGGCGGCTCCGTCAGATCCGCCGCGCCTTCCGCCACGGCGCCGTCACGTTCCTCTGCTTATTCCTCACCGTCATCGTCCTCCGCGGCACCATTGGCGCCGGCAAGTTTGGAACCCCTCAACAAGACTTCGACAATCTCCGTCACCACCTCAACTCTCACCGCCGCGTCCTCGAAGAACAACACTCAGAAaaaaccaccaccaccagcaaCAACTACGCCACCTTCGATATCTCCACGATCCTCGTCGACGAGCCACCCAGCAAGGACGAAATAACCCGCGATCCAAAGGCGCCATACACATTAGGTCCCAGAATCACCAATTGGGACCAACAGCGCAAAAGGTGGCTCCAACAGAACCCTAATTTCCCAAATTTTATCGCTCCGAACAAACCTCGCGTCCTTCTCGTAACAGGTTCGTCTCCAAAACCGTGCGAGAATCCCGTCGGTGACCACTACCTTCTGAAATCCATTAAGAACAAAATCGATTATTGCAGGCTCCACGGGATCGAAATCTTCTACAACATGGCGCTATTTGATGCAGAAATGGCAGGGTTTTGGGCCAAGCTTCCGTTGATTCGGAAGCTGCTCTTGTCGCACCCTGAGGTCGAGTTTCTATGGTGGATGGATAGTGACGCCATGTTCACGGATATGGCGTTCGAGGTTCCGTGGGAGAGGTACAAAGATCACAACTTTGTGATGCATGGTTGGAATGAGATGGTGTATGATGAGAAAAATTGGATTGGGTTGAACACTGGTAGTTTCCTTCTAAGGAATTGTCAATGGTCATTGGATATTCTTGATTCTTGGGCTCCAATGGGACCAAAGGGGAAAGTTAGGGATGAAGCTGGGAAATTGCTAACTAGGGAGCTCAAGAACAGGCCGGTTTTCGAAGCAGACGATCAATCCGCAATGGTGTATCTACTTGCAACTGAGAGGGATAAATGGGGTGACAAAGTGTACCTTGAGAATGGTTACTACTTGCATGGCTATTGGGGAATTCTTGTGGATCGTTATGAAGAGATGATTGAGAATTATCACCCTGGTCTTGGTGATCATAGGTGGCCACTTGTGACACATTTTGTTGGGTGCAAGCCTTGTGGTAAGTTTGGAGATTACCCTGTTGAGAGGTGTTTGAGGCAGATGGACCGTGCATACAATTTTGGTGATAATCAGATTCTGCAGATGTATGGTTTCACTCATAAGTCTCTTGCAAGTAAGAGGGTGAAGAGAGTGAGGAATGAGAGTAGTAATCTGAAAATG GCTATCAGGAATGTTAATCCAGTGAATCCAATCTAG